A part of Myxococcus landrumus genomic DNA contains:
- the lysS gene encoding lysine--tRNA ligase: MADDQNNDLGSKEQEIYDQRLEKAAKWREAGFNPYGNGHRPQHLAADILAKHADDTAESLEQTPVTYDVAGRLIAMRSFGKAAFIKLRDRSGEIQVHMKKDALAEAYEVFKLCDLGDFLSATGTLFRSKTGELTLAATKFSPLTKSLRPLPEKWHGLTDVEIRYRQRYLDLVSNPDVKQTFLRRNKLIRFIRNFLDARDFVEVETPMMHPLVSGAAARPFSTHHNALDIDLYMRIAPELYLKRLVVGGFERVYEVNRNFRNEGISTRHNPEFTMLEFYQAYATYEDLMDLSEEMISEAAKAVTGDTKVKYGEHVLDFGKGWKRISMTEAIREGVGGALSDKDMSDPDKLRHELLKTTRGEAERRAIETMNHGELVGALFEAHVEHTLIHPTFITHFPTAVSPLARRNDQNPDFADRFELYVAGREIANAFSELNDPLDQKGRFLAQLDAKQRGQQETMDFDEDYIRALEHGMPPTAGQGIGIDRLAMLFTDSQSIRDVILFPLLKPLAK; encoded by the coding sequence ATGGCTGACGACCAGAACAACGACCTGGGCTCGAAGGAGCAGGAAATCTACGACCAGCGGCTGGAGAAGGCCGCGAAGTGGCGGGAGGCGGGCTTCAACCCGTATGGCAACGGCCACCGCCCCCAGCACCTCGCCGCGGACATCCTCGCGAAACACGCCGACGACACCGCCGAGTCTCTCGAGCAGACACCTGTCACGTATGACGTCGCGGGTCGCCTCATCGCGATGCGCTCGTTCGGCAAGGCCGCCTTCATCAAGCTGCGAGATCGCTCCGGCGAAATCCAGGTCCACATGAAGAAGGACGCGCTGGCGGAGGCCTATGAGGTCTTCAAGCTGTGCGACCTGGGCGACTTCCTCTCCGCCACGGGCACGCTGTTCCGCTCGAAGACGGGCGAATTGACGCTGGCCGCGACGAAGTTCTCGCCGCTCACCAAGTCCCTGCGCCCGCTGCCCGAGAAGTGGCACGGCCTGACGGACGTGGAGATCCGCTACCGCCAGCGCTACCTGGACCTCGTGTCCAACCCGGACGTGAAGCAGACCTTCCTCCGGCGCAACAAGCTCATCCGCTTCATCCGCAACTTCCTCGACGCGCGTGACTTCGTCGAGGTGGAGACGCCGATGATGCACCCGCTCGTGTCGGGTGCGGCGGCGCGGCCCTTCTCCACGCACCACAACGCGCTCGACATCGACCTGTACATGCGCATCGCTCCAGAGCTGTACCTGAAGCGATTGGTGGTGGGCGGGTTCGAGCGTGTCTACGAGGTGAACCGGAACTTCCGCAACGAGGGCATCAGCACTCGGCACAACCCCGAGTTCACGATGCTCGAGTTCTATCAGGCGTACGCCACGTACGAAGACCTGATGGACCTGAGCGAGGAGATGATTTCCGAGGCGGCCAAGGCCGTCACCGGAGACACGAAGGTGAAGTACGGCGAGCACGTGCTCGACTTTGGCAAGGGCTGGAAGCGCATCTCCATGACGGAGGCCATCCGCGAGGGCGTGGGCGGCGCGCTGTCCGACAAGGACATGTCGGACCCGGACAAGCTCCGCCACGAGCTGCTCAAGACGACGCGGGGCGAGGCCGAGCGTCGGGCCATCGAGACGATGAACCACGGCGAGCTGGTGGGCGCGCTCTTCGAGGCCCACGTCGAGCACACCCTGATTCATCCCACCTTCATCACCCATTTCCCCACCGCGGTCTCCCCGTTGGCCCGCCGGAACGACCAGAATCCCGACTTCGCGGACCGCTTCGAGCTGTACGTGGCGGGGCGCGAAATCGCGAACGCGTTCTCCGAGCTGAACGACCCCCTGGACCAGAAGGGGCGCTTCCTGGCTCAGCTCGACGCGAAGCAGCGCGGCCAGCAGGAGACGATGGATTTCGACGAGGACTACATCCGAGCACTCGAGCACGGCATGCCGCCCACGGCCGGCCAGGGAATCGGGATTGATCGGCTCGCGATGTTGTTCACGGATTCTCAGAGCATCCGCGACGTCATCCTGTTCCCACTCCTCAAGCCACTGGCGAAGTAG
- a CDS encoding ABC transporter permease — MHSAERQTVHRWSFIWAGALVALVGFILLGVSISASGAWAEVGSILGLSLFGWGGVVQAVNGAVLLPAQAAIKDSLVLGRQGFLLLGALVWVAGWGLVALGIRRAPEPTGGPSPAAGAPLYPRLARYRDFYWSTLGAYGGGVLLAELVYIFLQTMLSSGVPSTELGIARDAGGGLAMPPTVAFGISLVGAAFVAFVSGFIGASRAQRLALPEATIGVFYLGLPVPILLTLMERIPALQLALGYRLREVTYVAGLIGRPELAYWLTFTGLVLALVLGINTGFIAAGSGRVDLRLGFELFVARRHVAVFRPSLLLGTLAVLMFGIIPPLLVYFIIRSAEAAVERTRIRALGMADPLAASEALHSLKLREQSPTMMMTALSVGGVGVGVMALIIVLSVMSGFEADLQKKILGTNAHVVVTRYAGDLPEYSKVMDTVGKVPGVEGQTPFIINQVMIASEGNVDAVIIKGIDPASVGEVTDLPKNILGGGSLDILNTPEKILSRGVDEEEAPSGGGAGEDAGDDIIRRSGKPKKTPVLPGIVIGRELASQLRVVVGDRVNVVSPLGTELGPMGPLPKNRAFRVAAVFYSGMYEYDAKFVYILLKEAQDFFSVHGATGIELKVADIDDARRIAGQVVKTLGGYPYRARDWGEMNKNLFSALRLEKLVMGIILSIIIIVAAGLIVATVIMLVLEKRKEISVLKALGVPDGGIVKIFLAEGLQIGVAGGVLGLFSGLSWCLFIEKVGIKLDPEVYYIPALPVRIEPLQTALAVVIAVLVTYLASIYPALKASSVEPVEGLKAE, encoded by the coding sequence GTGCACTCGGCAGAACGGCAGACCGTCCACCGCTGGAGCTTCATCTGGGCCGGGGCTCTTGTCGCCTTGGTGGGGTTCATCCTCTTGGGGGTGTCCATCTCCGCGTCCGGTGCCTGGGCGGAGGTGGGCTCCATCCTGGGCCTCTCCCTCTTTGGTTGGGGCGGGGTGGTCCAGGCGGTGAACGGGGCGGTGCTGCTGCCGGCGCAGGCGGCCATCAAGGACTCCCTGGTGCTGGGCCGACAGGGGTTCCTGCTGCTGGGGGCCCTGGTCTGGGTGGCGGGCTGGGGACTGGTGGCCCTGGGAATCCGGCGCGCGCCGGAGCCCACCGGAGGTCCGAGCCCCGCGGCCGGGGCGCCGCTGTACCCGCGCCTGGCGCGCTACCGTGACTTCTACTGGAGCACGCTGGGAGCCTACGGCGGCGGTGTGCTGCTGGCGGAGTTGGTCTACATCTTCCTGCAGACGATGCTGTCCAGCGGCGTGCCCTCCACGGAGCTGGGCATCGCGCGCGACGCGGGCGGGGGGCTGGCCATGCCGCCCACCGTCGCGTTCGGCATCTCGCTGGTGGGGGCGGCCTTCGTCGCCTTCGTCTCCGGCTTCATCGGGGCCTCACGTGCCCAGCGGCTGGCGCTGCCGGAAGCCACCATCGGTGTCTTCTACCTGGGCCTGCCCGTCCCCATCCTCCTGACGTTGATGGAGCGCATCCCCGCGCTCCAGCTCGCGCTCGGCTACCGGCTGCGTGAGGTGACGTACGTGGCGGGCCTGATTGGCCGGCCCGAGCTGGCGTACTGGCTGACCTTCACGGGGCTGGTGCTCGCGCTGGTGCTGGGCATCAACACGGGCTTCATCGCCGCGGGCAGCGGGCGCGTGGACTTGAGGCTGGGCTTCGAGTTGTTCGTCGCCCGCCGCCACGTGGCGGTGTTCCGGCCTTCGCTGCTCCTGGGGACGCTGGCGGTGTTGATGTTCGGCATCATCCCGCCGCTGCTCGTCTACTTCATCATCCGCTCCGCCGAGGCCGCCGTGGAGCGCACACGCATCCGCGCGCTGGGCATGGCGGACCCGCTGGCCGCGTCGGAGGCGCTGCACTCGCTGAAGCTCCGTGAGCAGTCGCCCACCATGATGATGACCGCGCTGTCCGTGGGCGGCGTCGGGGTGGGCGTGATGGCGCTCATCATCGTGCTGTCGGTGATGAGCGGCTTCGAGGCCGACCTTCAGAAGAAGATTCTCGGCACCAACGCCCACGTGGTGGTGACGCGGTACGCGGGCGACCTGCCCGAGTACAGCAAGGTGATGGACACCGTCGGCAAGGTGCCCGGTGTCGAGGGGCAGACGCCCTTCATCATCAACCAGGTGATGATTGCCTCCGAGGGCAACGTCGACGCCGTCATTATCAAGGGCATCGACCCCGCCTCGGTGGGCGAGGTGACGGACCTGCCCAAGAACATCCTGGGCGGGGGCTCGCTCGACATCCTCAACACCCCGGAGAAGATCCTCTCGCGGGGTGTGGATGAGGAAGAGGCGCCCTCAGGTGGCGGGGCAGGGGAGGACGCGGGCGACGACATCATCCGCCGCTCGGGCAAGCCGAAGAAGACGCCCGTGCTGCCAGGCATCGTCATTGGCCGCGAGCTGGCCTCCCAGCTCCGCGTGGTGGTGGGCGACCGGGTGAATGTGGTGTCTCCGCTGGGCACGGAGCTGGGCCCCATGGGGCCGCTTCCCAAGAACCGGGCCTTCCGCGTGGCGGCCGTCTTCTACTCGGGGATGTACGAGTACGACGCCAAGTTCGTCTACATCCTGCTCAAGGAAGCGCAGGACTTCTTCAGCGTCCATGGCGCCACGGGCATCGAGCTGAAGGTGGCGGACATCGACGACGCGCGCCGCATCGCCGGGCAGGTGGTGAAGACGCTGGGCGGATATCCCTACCGGGCTCGCGACTGGGGCGAGATGAACAAGAACCTCTTCTCCGCGCTGCGCCTGGAGAAGCTGGTGATGGGGATCATCCTGTCCATCATCATCATCGTGGCCGCGGGTCTCATCGTCGCCACGGTCATCATGCTGGTATTGGAGAAGCGCAAGGAGATCTCCGTCCTCAAGGCGCTGGGCGTCCCGGATGGAGGCATCGTGAAGATATTCCTCGCCGAAGGTCTCCAGATTGGCGTCGCAGGGGGCGTCCTGGGCCTGTTCTCCGGCCTGTCCTGGTGCCTCTTCATCGAGAAGGTAGGCATCAAGCTGGACCCGGAGGTCTATTACATTCCCGCGCTTCCCGTGCGCATCGAACCTTTGCAGACCGCGTTGGCCGTCGTCATCGCGGTGCTCGTCACCTACCTGGCTTCCATCTATCCGGCCCTCAAGGCCAGCAGCGTGGAACCGGTGGAAGGGCTCAAGGCGGAGTAG
- a CDS encoding RNA polymerase sigma factor produces MQPGGVLEIGQDGSAGEAAEARRDDAALLARLRQGDSDAFEQLVHLHQDRLYDFCVRMVGDREEAHDLVQEIFVSVHQNVRRFREDSRLSTWLFRITKNHCINRLKYLKRRGRGRSEEYDEASAAWVDGPGAPPTPDVALESARERARVQWAISQLEPDARMLVVLRDIEGLSYDEIVDITELPEGTVKSRLHRAREKLANLLGRLEP; encoded by the coding sequence GTGCAACCGGGCGGGGTGCTCGAAATCGGACAGGACGGGTCCGCTGGCGAAGCGGCCGAGGCACGGCGCGACGACGCGGCGCTGCTGGCCCGGCTGCGCCAGGGCGACTCCGACGCCTTCGAGCAACTGGTGCACCTGCACCAGGACCGGCTCTACGACTTCTGCGTCCGCATGGTGGGAGACCGTGAGGAAGCGCATGACCTGGTGCAGGAAATCTTCGTCAGCGTGCACCAGAACGTCCGCCGCTTCCGCGAGGACTCGAGGCTGTCCACCTGGCTGTTCCGCATCACCAAGAACCACTGCATCAACCGACTGAAGTACCTCAAGCGCCGGGGCCGGGGCCGCTCGGAGGAGTACGACGAGGCGAGCGCTGCCTGGGTAGATGGCCCAGGGGCCCCTCCCACGCCGGATGTCGCGCTGGAGTCCGCGCGCGAGCGGGCCCGGGTCCAGTGGGCCATCTCCCAGCTCGAACCCGACGCGCGCATGCTGGTGGTGCTTCGCGACATCGAAGGGTTGAGCTACGACGAAATCGTGGACATCACGGAGCTGCCCGAGGGCACGGTGAAGAGCCGGCTCCACCGGGCGCGTGAAAAGCTGGCGAACCTCCTGGGGCGGCTTGAGCCATGA
- the prfB gene encoding peptide chain release factor 2 (programmed frameshift), with translation MANDSMEKINGLRERVLALRGHLDLDRKRSRIALIERDSTLPNFWDDNTKAQAMLKEKSTLELSVGAYDKVMRGLDDAQTLLELAAEAADEATAQEAESSLEGLDGDVAKLELARMLSGEQDRSSCFMDINAGAGGTDSMDWAAMLLRMYSRYCEAKGWKVEISDEVPGEEAGFKNVSLRIEGDFAYGYLKAEVGVHRLVRISPFDANARRQTAFASVDVYPEVDDTIQIDIPEKDIELKFIRGGGAGGQKVNKTSSTAQLRHLPTGIIITCQTERSQSANKDMAFKILRGRLYELEMKKREAARDAAEAAKKDISFGSQIRSYVLAPYRMAKDLRTGVETGNVDSVLDGDLEEFITAQLLGVKNPNRNAALD, from the exons ATGGCGAACGATTCGATGGAGAAGATCAACGGCCTCAGAGAGCGCGTGTTGGCGCTCCGGGGGCATCTT GACCTGGACCGCAAGCGGTCCCGCATTGCGTTGATTGAGCGTGACAGCACGCTGCCGAACTTCTGGGACGACAACACCAAGGCCCAGGCGATGTTGAAGGAGAAGTCCACGCTGGAGCTCAGCGTGGGCGCCTACGACAAGGTGATGCGCGGCCTCGACGACGCGCAGACCCTGCTGGAGCTGGCGGCGGAGGCCGCGGACGAGGCCACGGCCCAGGAGGCGGAGTCCTCGCTGGAGGGGCTGGACGGCGACGTCGCGAAGCTGGAGCTGGCGCGCATGCTGTCCGGCGAGCAGGACCGCAGCAGCTGCTTCATGGACATCAACGCCGGCGCCGGTGGCACCGACTCGATGGACTGGGCCGCGATGCTGCTGCGCATGTACTCGCGCTACTGCGAGGCGAAGGGCTGGAAGGTCGAAATCAGCGACGAGGTGCCGGGCGAAGAGGCGGGCTTCAAGAACGTCTCGCTGCGCATCGAGGGTGACTTCGCCTACGGCTATCTCAAGGCCGAGGTGGGCGTGCACCGGCTGGTGCGCATCTCCCCGTTCGACGCCAACGCACGGCGCCAGACGGCCTTCGCGTCAGTGGACGTCTATCCGGAAGTCGACGACACGATTCAAATCGACATCCCGGAGAAGGACATCGAGCTGAAGTTCATCCGAGGCGGCGGCGCCGGTGGACAGAAGGTGAACAAGACGTCCTCCACCGCGCAGCTGCGCCACCTGCCCACGGGCATCATCATCACCTGCCAGACGGAGCGCTCGCAGTCGGCCAACAAGGACATGGCCTTCAAGATTCTGCGCGGCCGCCTGTACGAGCTGGAGATGAAGAAGCGCGAGGCCGCCCGCGACGCCGCCGAGGCCGCGAAGAAGGACATCTCCTTCGGCTCGCAGATTCGCTCCTACGTCCTGGCCCCCTACCGCATGGCGAAGGACCTGCGCACCGGCGTGGAGACGGGCAACGTGGACTCGGTGCTGGACGGAGACCTGGAGGAGTTCATCACCGCGCAGTTGTTGGGTGTGAAGAACCCCAACCGCAACGCGGCGTTGGACTGA
- the ybeY gene encoding rRNA maturation RNase YbeY, giving the protein MRLRKGKVIPRDDGKRIEEFVGAATTGTDSASVARMLAPPGWSEPAQRPEFDEVVLVLKGELTLVVEGRRERIAAGEVGLVPRGKRVVYRNDGKGACDYWSICAPAFKPERAHIEPPAPRVRENVVTVQVAHPQGKEWGRQLTAWSRDYLRRLSLADCELSLSVVDDRAIRRLNRTWRDKDKATDVLSFPAGELPRGTPGPRPLGDVVISLDTAKRQAKEYGRTLESEMARYLAHGLLHLLGHDHERPRDAKRMAALEEELLGERGMVADSLQVDAKARRARSLM; this is encoded by the coding sequence GTGAGACTGCGCAAGGGCAAGGTCATCCCTCGGGACGACGGCAAGCGCATCGAGGAGTTCGTGGGCGCGGCGACCACGGGCACGGATTCGGCATCGGTGGCGCGGATGCTGGCGCCGCCCGGCTGGTCCGAGCCCGCCCAGCGGCCGGAGTTCGACGAGGTCGTGCTCGTCCTCAAGGGCGAGCTGACGCTGGTGGTGGAAGGTCGCCGGGAGCGCATCGCCGCGGGCGAGGTGGGCCTGGTGCCGCGCGGCAAGCGCGTGGTGTATCGCAACGACGGCAAGGGCGCGTGTGACTACTGGTCCATCTGCGCTCCCGCCTTCAAGCCGGAGCGGGCCCACATCGAGCCGCCCGCGCCACGTGTGCGGGAGAACGTGGTGACGGTGCAGGTGGCGCACCCCCAGGGCAAGGAGTGGGGCCGGCAGCTGACGGCATGGTCTCGTGACTACCTGCGGCGCCTGTCGCTGGCGGACTGCGAGCTGTCCCTGTCCGTGGTGGATGACCGGGCCATCCGCCGTCTCAACCGCACCTGGCGGGACAAGGACAAGGCGACCGACGTGCTGAGCTTCCCCGCGGGAGAGCTGCCCCGGGGCACTCCAGGCCCGCGTCCGCTGGGGGACGTGGTCATCTCGCTGGACACGGCGAAGCGGCAGGCGAAGGAGTACGGCCGGACGCTGGAGTCGGAGATGGCGCGTTACCTGGCGCACGGCCTGCTGCATCTGTTGGGTCATGACCACGAGCGCCCTCGCGACGCGAAGCGCATGGCCGCGTTGGAAGAAGAGCTCCTGGGCGAGCGAGGTATGGTGGCGGACTCTCTCCAGGTGGACGCGAAGGCCCGGCGGGCGAGAAGTCTGATGTAA
- a CDS encoding HD family phosphohydrolase, whose product MDEPEPQSPAPSPLDALAARLGLGNGVWGRRAVQVFLLLMVSVGAGFAISPGLYSQQIPALTGENLGKPFRASSPAGFKAARDYEVVHRAMTTQRRQDARAAVKPVYDLNPAVVGHLRTVVRASFATMRERLMELAEAKAESEPDEGRKSRRSPPPTPEQVERDRRAREEMQAELQELLFGQRDAGLESEDFQALFAKGFSDEVEVATLALLERAYRSEQGPVHVAGSREELAREAPQGLTVRDVVNKGEETLPNGAPQVVDVREAHQEMDRFASIPGNLLPDAPGVQRRAVLRLAKRLVRPNLTINIAETDARRNQAAQAVKDAVISIKKGQRVIGDGELVNEGHLVVLQGMRAETDGLDLVQVQLGGTGLVALLVVSSYFFCITAFRRFRPTRKDGLLLGILLVGMLALLQLWVSIADAIQDRYTALPIEALYYVFPVAAGAMLVRFILTQELALFFAVVFASLAGVMLGNSLAFGIYTLVGSLVAADRIVKAKDRVGIFRAGLVTGSANTVAVLFLFLVEGKGLSADTAITAVSAFIGSSLAVPVMVMALTPLIEMTFGYASDIKLLELANLNHPALKELIVQAPGTYHHSIIIGTLVENAAETIGANPLLARSCAYYHDIGKGRNPLYFGENQKGENRHDGLAPAMSAVIIKRHVTEGLEMARQYRLPKLVADAIPQHHGTRTVGYFYHKALKEQEGKEGAPPIDESIYRYPGPKPQFREAALVMIADAVEASTRSMSEPTTSKLQGQVQKIINLIFSEGQLDECDLTLKDLNLISQSFLHTLEGIYHTRPVYPAGAVGGGKVPPLVVAGGKAMDVKDKARSAGAS is encoded by the coding sequence ATGGACGAACCGGAACCGCAGTCCCCCGCGCCCAGTCCGTTGGACGCGCTCGCAGCACGCCTGGGTCTAGGAAACGGCGTCTGGGGGCGGCGTGCGGTCCAGGTGTTCCTTCTCTTGATGGTATCGGTGGGGGCGGGCTTTGCCATCTCCCCCGGCCTCTACAGCCAGCAGATCCCCGCCTTGACGGGCGAGAACCTGGGCAAGCCCTTCCGCGCCAGCTCGCCCGCCGGCTTCAAGGCGGCTCGGGACTACGAGGTGGTCCACCGGGCCATGACGACGCAGCGGCGCCAGGACGCTCGGGCCGCCGTCAAACCCGTCTACGACTTGAACCCGGCGGTGGTGGGACATCTGCGCACCGTGGTGCGTGCGTCCTTCGCCACCATGCGCGAGCGGCTGATGGAGCTCGCCGAGGCCAAGGCGGAGAGCGAGCCGGACGAGGGCCGGAAGTCGCGGCGCAGCCCACCGCCCACTCCTGAACAAGTCGAGCGCGACCGCCGCGCCCGCGAGGAGATGCAGGCGGAGCTGCAGGAGCTGCTCTTCGGCCAGCGCGACGCGGGGCTGGAGTCGGAGGACTTCCAGGCGCTCTTCGCGAAGGGGTTCTCGGACGAGGTGGAGGTGGCCACCCTGGCGTTGCTGGAGCGGGCCTACCGCTCCGAGCAGGGCCCGGTGCACGTGGCGGGCTCCCGGGAGGAGCTGGCGCGTGAGGCTCCCCAGGGGCTCACGGTTCGGGACGTGGTGAACAAGGGCGAGGAGACCCTGCCCAACGGCGCGCCCCAGGTGGTCGACGTGCGCGAGGCGCACCAGGAGATGGACCGCTTCGCCTCCATCCCTGGCAACCTCCTGCCGGATGCGCCGGGTGTGCAGCGCCGGGCCGTGCTGCGGCTGGCCAAGCGATTGGTGCGGCCCAACCTCACCATCAACATCGCGGAGACGGATGCGCGCCGGAACCAGGCCGCGCAGGCGGTGAAGGACGCCGTCATCTCCATCAAGAAGGGGCAGCGCGTCATCGGTGATGGCGAGCTGGTGAACGAAGGCCACCTCGTTGTCCTGCAAGGGATGCGGGCGGAGACGGACGGGCTGGACCTGGTGCAGGTCCAATTGGGCGGCACGGGGTTGGTGGCGCTGCTGGTCGTCTCCTCGTACTTCTTCTGCATCACCGCGTTCCGGCGCTTCCGGCCCACGCGCAAGGATGGGCTGCTGCTGGGCATCCTGCTGGTGGGGATGCTGGCGCTGTTGCAGCTCTGGGTGTCCATCGCGGACGCCATCCAGGACCGCTACACGGCGCTGCCCATCGAGGCGCTGTACTACGTGTTCCCGGTGGCCGCGGGCGCCATGCTGGTGCGCTTCATCCTCACGCAGGAGCTGGCGCTCTTCTTCGCCGTGGTGTTCGCGAGCCTGGCGGGCGTGATGCTCGGCAACTCGCTGGCGTTCGGCATCTACACGCTCGTGGGCTCGCTGGTGGCGGCCGACCGCATCGTCAAGGCGAAGGACCGCGTGGGCATCTTCCGGGCGGGCCTCGTCACAGGCTCGGCCAACACCGTGGCGGTGCTCTTCCTGTTCCTGGTGGAGGGCAAGGGGCTCTCGGCGGACACGGCCATCACCGCGGTGAGCGCGTTCATCGGCTCATCGCTCGCGGTGCCGGTCATGGTGATGGCGCTCACGCCGCTCATCGAGATGACGTTCGGCTACGCGTCAGACATCAAGCTGCTGGAGCTGGCGAACCTCAACCACCCCGCGCTCAAGGAACTCATCGTCCAGGCGCCGGGCACCTACCACCACTCCATCATCATCGGGACGCTGGTGGAGAACGCCGCCGAGACGATTGGCGCCAACCCGCTGCTCGCGCGTTCGTGCGCGTACTACCACGACATCGGAAAGGGCCGGAACCCGCTCTACTTCGGGGAGAACCAGAAGGGGGAGAACCGGCATGACGGGCTCGCGCCCGCGATGAGCGCGGTCATCATCAAGCGCCACGTGACGGAGGGGCTGGAGATGGCGCGGCAGTACCGGCTGCCCAAGCTGGTGGCGGATGCGATTCCCCAGCACCACGGCACGCGCACGGTGGGGTATTTCTACCACAAGGCCCTGAAGGAGCAGGAAGGCAAGGAAGGCGCGCCGCCCATCGACGAGAGCATCTATCGCTACCCGGGCCCCAAGCCTCAGTTCCGCGAGGCGGCGCTGGTCATGATTGCCGACGCGGTGGAGGCCTCCACGCGCTCGATGTCGGAGCCCACCACGTCCAAGCTCCAGGGCCAGGTGCAGAAGATCATCAACCTCATCTTCTCCGAGGGGCAGCTCGACGAGTGCGACCTGACGCTGAAGGACCTGAACCTCATCTCGCAGTCCTTCCTGCACACGCTGGAGGGCATCTATCACACGCGTCCCGTCTACCCGGCGGGCGCGGTGGGCGGTGGCAAGGTGCCGCCGCTGGTGGTGGCGGGAGGCAAGGCGATGGATGTGAAGGACAAGGCCCGTTCGGCGGGGGCTTCGTGA
- a CDS encoding anti-sigma factor family protein: MSGFHRRLPDVDPRMNHREARALFLALADDELPAPQAQAVRSHLDGCDECRHGWEGYSRTVRRLQNVEREKAPPALASVVMTRVRRQRRFGLRGLHMAHMQHRFPVEILIPILLAVAVAAFLVLAVP, translated from the coding sequence ATGAGTGGTTTCCATCGCAGACTTCCGGACGTGGACCCGCGGATGAACCACCGCGAGGCGAGGGCCCTGTTCCTCGCGCTCGCCGACGACGAGCTGCCTGCCCCTCAGGCGCAGGCGGTGCGCTCGCACCTGGATGGCTGCGATGAGTGCCGCCACGGGTGGGAGGGATATTCGCGCACGGTGCGGCGTCTTCAGAACGTGGAGCGAGAGAAGGCACCACCCGCGCTGGCCTCGGTGGTGATGACTCGCGTGCGCCGGCAGCGCCGTTTCGGTCTGCGGGGCCTGCACATGGCTCATATGCAGCACCGCTTCCCCGTCGAGATTCTCATCCCCATCCTGCTCGCCGTGGCCGTGGCCGCCTTCCTGGTGTTGGCGGTCCCCTGA
- a CDS encoding Lnb N-terminal periplasmic domain-containing protein, whose amino-acid sequence MLRLSLIVLCLLGSLLAVPARAQTNAVPPWGTGESQAEDLVVSLVTFSPGDDVPSWWGHGSLVVEDRRLGVARVYNYGMFTFDEAMLARFAMGRLEFWVGQARVDGTYRYYRAEDRDVRIQELNLTTEQRLQVSKRLADNVLPENREYLYHHYNDNCVTRLRDMIDVATGGQLREADRAPGRMTLREHTRRYTAPNPPMSVLLDFMMNDEIDRPITRWEEAFLPDELEAQVASLQVKDAQGQPRPLVARQWNYYLSPDRARPPAEPPPWGPWILALGLALGGGALGLSAWERQGSRLARVLLGAENALLGLVLGIPGTALFVMWWVTDHTVTYRNENLFLANPLTLLALPWGISLMRGKNPKARARLFKLWGMLAALGGLGVVLKLLPPFDQDNWRLIALILPISLGMAGAFGLDRVLARFTGAARVSAPRDEAVASLKSP is encoded by the coding sequence ATGCTCCGCTTGTCGCTCATCGTCCTTTGCCTGCTCGGCTCGTTGCTCGCGGTGCCCGCTCGTGCGCAAACGAACGCCGTGCCGCCCTGGGGAACGGGCGAGAGTCAGGCCGAGGACCTTGTCGTCTCGCTGGTGACCTTCAGCCCGGGCGATGACGTGCCGTCCTGGTGGGGGCACGGCTCGCTCGTGGTCGAAGACCGCCGGCTGGGCGTGGCCCGTGTCTACAACTACGGGATGTTCACCTTCGACGAAGCGATGCTGGCCCGCTTCGCGATGGGGCGTCTGGAGTTCTGGGTGGGGCAGGCCCGGGTGGATGGCACCTACCGCTACTACCGCGCCGAGGACCGCGACGTCCGCATCCAGGAGCTGAACCTCACCACGGAGCAGCGACTCCAGGTCTCCAAGCGGCTGGCCGACAACGTCCTGCCCGAGAATCGCGAGTACCTGTATCATCATTACAACGACAACTGTGTCACGCGACTGCGCGACATGATTGACGTGGCCACTGGTGGCCAGCTCCGCGAGGCGGACCGGGCCCCTGGGCGGATGACGTTGCGCGAGCACACGCGGCGCTACACGGCGCCGAATCCGCCCATGAGCGTGCTGCTCGACTTCATGATGAACGACGAAATCGACCGCCCCATCACTCGCTGGGAGGAGGCCTTCCTCCCGGACGAACTGGAGGCGCAGGTGGCGTCGCTTCAGGTGAAGGACGCGCAGGGGCAGCCGCGCCCCTTGGTGGCCCGGCAGTGGAACTACTACCTGTCTCCCGACCGTGCGCGTCCTCCCGCGGAGCCGCCCCCCTGGGGGCCGTGGATCCTCGCGTTGGGGCTCGCGCTGGGCGGTGGGGCGCTCGGGCTCTCGGCCTGGGAGCGACAGGGCAGCCGGTTGGCGCGAGTGCTCCTGGGTGCGGAGAACGCACTCCTGGGCCTGGTGCTGGGGATTCCGGGCACGGCCCTCTTCGTCATGTGGTGGGTGACGGACCACACGGTGACGTATCGCAACGAGAACCTGTTCCTGGCCAACCCGCTGACGCTCCTGGCGTTGCCCTGGGGCATCTCGCTCATGCGGGGCAAGAACCCCAAGGCGCGTGCGCGCCTGTTCAAGCTCTGGGGGATGTTGGCGGCGCTGGGGGGGCTGGGCGTGGTGCTCAAGCTCCTGCCTCCCTTCGACCAGGACAACTGGCGGCTCATCGCGCTCATCCTCCCCATCTCCCTGGGAATGGCGGGGGCGTTTGGCCTGGACCGGGTCCTGGCGCGTTTCACGGGCGCGGCCCGCGTGTCAGCTCCCCGAGACGAGGCCGTGGCTTCGCTCAAGTCCCCCTGA